A stretch of the Vigna radiata var. radiata cultivar VC1973A chromosome 7, Vradiata_ver6, whole genome shotgun sequence genome encodes the following:
- the LOC106765811 gene encoding protein FAR1-RELATED SEQUENCE 6 isoform X2 has product MLVKPNRYQNRGSSCCRRLQRSRIAYNYFNDTVTIDTTCLANKYEIPLISFVGVNHHGHSVLLGCGFLGHESVDYFGWIFKAWLKCMLGRPPHVVITDQCKPLQMAVAQVFPHARHCYSLQYIIERVPEKLGGLQGYVAIRRQMYNAIYESLKIVEFESSWADMIKCHGLGDNKWLQTLYKDRHLWVPVYLKDVSLIGLISTKENEGLTAFFDRYVHKHTSFKEFLDKYDLALHRKHMKEAMADLENRKASFEFKTRCNYEAQLSKVYTEEIFKKFQVEVEGMYSCFNTRQVNVNGSIITYIVKERVEVEGSEKGVKSFEVLYETTKLDIRCICSLLNYKGYLCRHALNVLNYNGVEEIPSRYILRRWTRDFKHSCNQFHAPSNTDTYNPVHLYTHLFNSALPVLEVGAQSQEHYMVALKELEELLDKFDIEDSNSM; this is encoded by the exons ATGCTCGTAAAACCCAACCGATATCAAAATAg GGGAAGTAGTTGTTGTCGTCGTCTTCAAAG GTCAAGGATTGCTTATAATTACTTTAATGACACAGTTACAATAGACACAACTTGTTTGGCAAACAAATATGAGATCCCTTTGATATCGTTTGTTGGTGTAAACCATCATGGACATTCTGTATTATTGGGCTGTGGCTTCCTTGGACATGAATCAGTGGATTATTTCGGATGGATATTCAAGGCATGGCTTAAGTGTATGCTTGGTCGTCCTCCACATGTTGTTATTACTGACCAGTGCAAGCCATTGCAAATGGCAGTTGCTCAGGTTTTCCCTCATGCTCGTCATTGTTATTCTTTGCAGTATATCATAGAAAGAGTTCCAGAAAAGTTGGGAGGGTTGCAAGGATACGTAGCAATCAGAAGACAGATGTATAATGCTATATACGAGTCATTAAAGATAGTTGAGTTTGAATCTTCTTGGGCTGATATGATAAAATGTCATGGACTGGGAGATAACAAGTGGCTTCAGACATTGTATAAGGATCGGCATCTATGGGTCCCTGTTTACCTAAAAGATGTTTCTTTGATAGGACTGATCTCAACTAAAGAAAATGAGGGTCTGACTGCATTTTTTGATCGTTATGTGCATAAACACACATCCTTTAAGGAATTCCTTGACAAGTATGACTTAGCTCTGCACAGGAAGCACATGAAAGAAGCCATGGCAGATTTGGAGAATAGAAAAGCAAGCTTTGAATTCAAAACGAGATGTAATTATGAGGCCCAACTCTCAAAGGTGTACACAGAAGAAATCTTTAAAAAGTTTCAAGTAGAGGTTGAGGGCATGTATTCTTGCTTCAACACAAGACAGGTTAATGTCAACGGATCTATAATAACATACATTGTGAAAGAAAGAGTTGAAGTTGAGGGGAGTGAGAAGGGAGTTAAAAGTTTTGAAGTTTTATATGAGACTACAAAATTGGATATTCGATGCATTTGCAGTTTGCTCAATTACAAAGGATATCTGTGCAGGCATGCATTGAATGTTCTCAATTATAATGGCGTTGAGGAAATCCCATCTCGGTACATCCTACGCCGTTGGACGAGGGATTTCAAGCATTCGTGTAATCAATTCCATGCTCCTAGTAATACTGATACCTACAACCCTGTGCACTTGTATACCCATCTGTTTAACAGTGCTCTTCCAGTGTTAGAAGTAGGGGCACAGTCACAGGAGCATTATATGGTTGCTCTAAAGGAATTGGAAGAGTTGCTAGATAAGTTTGATATAGAGGATAGTAACTCAATGTAA
- the LOC106765811 gene encoding protein FAR1-RELATED SEQUENCE 6 isoform X1: MEEVCLNSEPFFDESDDVDVEGSSVVEHGLESLNSKPKNPPVPTVGLEFDSFEEVYNFYNIHAKEQGFGIRVSNSWFRSKKKERYRAKLSCSSAGFKKKSEANNPRPETRTGCPAMIVIRMVESRRWRIVEVELQHNHSPQSKQFYKSHKKMVLEASKSQPPPEPVTEVHTIKLYRTTVMDVDYNGYSNSEESHDTNFDKFKYLELREGDSSAIYNYFCRMKLTDPNFFYLFDIDNDGHLKNVFWADSRSRIAYNYFNDTVTIDTTCLANKYEIPLISFVGVNHHGHSVLLGCGFLGHESVDYFGWIFKAWLKCMLGRPPHVVITDQCKPLQMAVAQVFPHARHCYSLQYIIERVPEKLGGLQGYVAIRRQMYNAIYESLKIVEFESSWADMIKCHGLGDNKWLQTLYKDRHLWVPVYLKDVSLIGLISTKENEGLTAFFDRYVHKHTSFKEFLDKYDLALHRKHMKEAMADLENRKASFEFKTRCNYEAQLSKVYTEEIFKKFQVEVEGMYSCFNTRQVNVNGSIITYIVKERVEVEGSEKGVKSFEVLYETTKLDIRCICSLLNYKGYLCRHALNVLNYNGVEEIPSRYILRRWTRDFKHSCNQFHAPSNTDTYNPVHLYTHLFNSALPVLEVGAQSQEHYMVALKELEELLDKFDIEDSNSM; encoded by the coding sequence atggAAGAAGTTTGTCTGAATAGTGAGCCATTTTTTGATGAAAgcgatgatgttgatgttgaagGCTCTTCTGTAGTAGAACACGGGCTTGAATCTTTaaattcaaaaccaaaaaaCCCTCCAGTTCCAACAGTGGGTCTAGAGTTTGATTCCTTTGAGGAAGTTTACAACTTCTACAATATCCATGCAAAGGAACAAGGCTTTGGAATCAGAGTTAGCAATTCATGGTTTAGATCAAAGAAAAAAGAGCGCTATAGGGCAAAACTTAGCTGCAGTAGTGCtggttttaagaaaaaaagtgaagcCAATAATCCAAGACCAGAAACAAGAACTGGTTGTCCTGCAATGATAGTGATTAGAATGGTTGAGTCCAGGAGATGGAGAATAGTGGAAGTTGAGCTTCAACACAACCATAGTCCACAGAGCAAACAATTTTATAAGTCACACAAGAAGATGGTCCTTGAAGCCAGCAAATCACAACCACCTCCAGAGCCAGTAACAGAAGTACACACCATCAAGTTGTATCGAACAACTGTCATGGATGTTGATTACAATGGTTACTCAAATTCTGAAGAAAGCCATGACaccaattttgataaatttaaatatttggaaCTTAGAGAAGGGGATTCCAGtgctatatataattatttttgtcgaATGAAGTTGACTGATCcaaatttcttttacttgtttgatattgataatgATGGGCACCTAAAAAATGTTTTCTGGGCTGATTCCAGGTCAAGGATTGCTTATAATTACTTTAATGACACAGTTACAATAGACACAACTTGTTTGGCAAACAAATATGAGATCCCTTTGATATCGTTTGTTGGTGTAAACCATCATGGACATTCTGTATTATTGGGCTGTGGCTTCCTTGGACATGAATCAGTGGATTATTTCGGATGGATATTCAAGGCATGGCTTAAGTGTATGCTTGGTCGTCCTCCACATGTTGTTATTACTGACCAGTGCAAGCCATTGCAAATGGCAGTTGCTCAGGTTTTCCCTCATGCTCGTCATTGTTATTCTTTGCAGTATATCATAGAAAGAGTTCCAGAAAAGTTGGGAGGGTTGCAAGGATACGTAGCAATCAGAAGACAGATGTATAATGCTATATACGAGTCATTAAAGATAGTTGAGTTTGAATCTTCTTGGGCTGATATGATAAAATGTCATGGACTGGGAGATAACAAGTGGCTTCAGACATTGTATAAGGATCGGCATCTATGGGTCCCTGTTTACCTAAAAGATGTTTCTTTGATAGGACTGATCTCAACTAAAGAAAATGAGGGTCTGACTGCATTTTTTGATCGTTATGTGCATAAACACACATCCTTTAAGGAATTCCTTGACAAGTATGACTTAGCTCTGCACAGGAAGCACATGAAAGAAGCCATGGCAGATTTGGAGAATAGAAAAGCAAGCTTTGAATTCAAAACGAGATGTAATTATGAGGCCCAACTCTCAAAGGTGTACACAGAAGAAATCTTTAAAAAGTTTCAAGTAGAGGTTGAGGGCATGTATTCTTGCTTCAACACAAGACAGGTTAATGTCAACGGATCTATAATAACATACATTGTGAAAGAAAGAGTTGAAGTTGAGGGGAGTGAGAAGGGAGTTAAAAGTTTTGAAGTTTTATATGAGACTACAAAATTGGATATTCGATGCATTTGCAGTTTGCTCAATTACAAAGGATATCTGTGCAGGCATGCATTGAATGTTCTCAATTATAATGGCGTTGAGGAAATCCCATCTCGGTACATCCTACGCCGTTGGACGAGGGATTTCAAGCATTCGTGTAATCAATTCCATGCTCCTAGTAATACTGATACCTACAACCCTGTGCACTTGTATACCCATCTGTTTAACAGTGCTCTTCCAGTGTTAGAAGTAGGGGCACAGTCACAGGAGCATTATATGGTTGCTCTAAAGGAATTGGAAGAGTTGCTAGATAAGTTTGATATAGAGGATAGTAACTCAATGTAA